Genomic window (Ignisphaera cupida):
AGTAAAGATGATTTGTCCTAGCCAGTCTGATCTGAGCTGATTTGTGATGATCGGACCACGAAATGATCTTCTACACAACAACAATGCTTTTCTCGACATAACTTAAAATTTGTGTGCTATCCAAATCCAAAAGCTTTTCAGAATCAACAACAAGTGCACCAGCATAGGAGTTTCCGTAATAGCCCTTCATAGAGAATAGAGTTAAAACCTTTTTTCTATGTTTAAACATGTAGCCATTGCATGGCTCATGACCTCTAACAACAAGAAACACACCAAGCTTTTTTAGAAGCATATCAGTTACTTTCTCTCCCCATATAAGTCCAGCACCTCTAACAAAATTGAATTCATATTCCTCAACATCATCACTTGGATCACTCCACAAAACCTCCTCAAAATCCTTTTCCTCCACATCAAGAATACTGTCTACATTGTTATATGCTAAAAGTCTGGTTACTGGAGGCCCCCCATGGAATGCAACAAGCCTTTTTGGCATGTAGAGTACTAAAGGCATTGAAGCGAAAACTTTTTGAAAAACACTGTAAAGCTCCTCTCCATTGGCAAATCCATACGCTTCAACAAGTCTATATGGAAAGTCGTGAGGAGATGGCATTAGGTTTGGAGGAGGCTCATGGTTTCCCCTTAGCAAAACAACTCTATCTCCCCAATCCCTCTTGAGCATAGCTATAAACGCAACTGTTCTTATTTGCTCATCACCTCTATCAACATAGTCTCCAAGAAAAACTATTCTACCGCCATTTTTCAGAATATCTAATGCTCCAATCTTTTCAAAGATGTTTAGAAGTGTGTAGTAATCCCCATGAACATCTCCAATGAAAACAACTTTGCATCTACAATCGAGTTTAATATACCTCTTGCCATTTCTAAGCCTAGACTCAAACTCCAGCATATTAAGCATGTCTTCAACAAGAAATCTGAACTCGCTATAGTTTCTAACAACAAGCTCTACCCTCGAGACATAGTCCATTAAGCTACTCAAGCAATTCAGCACCCCAGTTTTAATGTATTAGGCAATAGATATAAGTAGCTTTTCAGATTAAAAACTGAGCTGTGGTCACATGGCAAGACCAAGAGCAGTAGCTATTCATATACCTGTTCATAGCTGGGCTGTTGATGAAGTTATTTCAAAAGCTATTTCATTTGGTGAAAAAGTTTTTAGTTGTTTGAAAAGCAGTGGCATGGTCGATGTTTGGACAAAGAGATTTGTTCTTCCACCAATACCTGAAAAAGCATTTGGCTATAGAGATGTTGAGGTGGTAGCAAAGGAGATTAGCAGTTCTTTTGGTGATAGAGTTATTGTGGCTTTTCCAATAGAGCCTACAAGCCAGGTTATGAAGGAGATACACAAGGTTTCAAGTGTTGAATCAGCATATTTCTCAACTGTTTGCATAGATGGTGAATGCATTAAACATGTTATCAACAGTGTTTATGCAAAGACCAGAGAAGTTGAAATCAATTTTTTCACAAGATTTGCAATATCTTTTGGAATGTGGGTTGAAACACCCTACTTCCCAGCAACTGCAAACACATCAAATGTTCTTGGCTTTAGCGCATCTCTAAGATACGTCGATATTGTTTCTCAAGCTCTTCTCCAAAACAATTTGCAGTTGCTTAGAGACTTTCTATTGAATGTTAATAAAAAACTTGAGGATACAGCTAAATGTAGCAACATTCCTTTTCTAGGCATTGACTACTCTCTTTCGCCGTGGATTGAAAAAGATGAGAGCATAGCATCATTGGTAGAATCTTTAACAGGTTCAGCAATAGGATCTCCAGGAACTCTTAACACTATATATGCTTTGAACACGTTTTTAAGGGGTTTGGTAAGAAGAATGGGGTTGAGACATATTGGATTCAACGAAGTTATGCTACCTGTAGCAGAAGACTCTTTGCTTAATCTTCGTGTTAAAGAGGGTTTGATTAGAGTAAGAGACCTTATCAGCTATAGCTTTACCTGTGTTGCTGGTTTGGACATGGTTGCACTACCAAAAAATGCAAACATATATGGAGTTGCACTCGACATGTTAACAGTTTACAGAGTTAAGAACAAAGTTGTTGCTATGAGGATTATACCAACAGATTTCGATGAGCTGAGTGAGGTTGTGCTTAAGAACTTTGGAAAAACATATGTAGCAAAATTGTAGCAGGTTGCAACAATGTCTGTTATGTATCCAGAGCTAGCTAAAATGTTGATTGATTTGAGAAATAGAGTTGTTTTGGAAGCAACTAGTAGGAGAGGTGATGTTGTTGATTTTCTTTCAAAAACTGTTTGGATTCCTATGAAAGGTGATGAAATTCCATGTGAGAGGGTTGCAGCAGTGGATTCAAGTTTCATTCTTTTTGAATCTAGAATAGCAGTGTTATACGCCTTGCAGGGAATTTCCCAAGTGCACTCAATTGAAAATGGGAAAATAGTTACAAAAGATGTTGATAGGTTTTGCGATGCTGGGGTTATAGAATATGCCCATGGAAAATCGAGTATGAGAAAATCAG
Coding sequences:
- a CDS encoding metallophosphoesterase family protein, which codes for MSSLMDYVSRVELVVRNYSEFRFLVEDMLNMLEFESRLRNGKRYIKLDCRCKVVFIGDVHGDYYTLLNIFEKIGALDILKNGGRIVFLGDYVDRGDEQIRTVAFIAMLKRDWGDRVVLLRGNHEPPPNLMPSPHDFPYRLVEAYGFANGEELYSVFQKVFASMPLVLYMPKRLVAFHGGPPVTRLLAYNNVDSILDVEEKDFEEVLWSDPSDDVEEYEFNFVRGAGLIWGEKVTDMLLKKLGVFLVVRGHEPCNGYMFKHRKKVLTLFSMKGYYGNSYAGALVVDSEKLLDLDSTQILSYVEKSIVVV
- a CDS encoding DUF711 family protein, producing the protein MARPRAVAIHIPVHSWAVDEVISKAISFGEKVFSCLKSSGMVDVWTKRFVLPPIPEKAFGYRDVEVVAKEISSSFGDRVIVAFPIEPTSQVMKEIHKVSSVESAYFSTVCIDGECIKHVINSVYAKTREVEINFFTRFAISFGMWVETPYFPATANTSNVLGFSASLRYVDIVSQALLQNNLQLLRDFLLNVNKKLEDTAKCSNIPFLGIDYSLSPWIEKDESIASLVESLTGSAIGSPGTLNTIYALNTFLRGLVRRMGLRHIGFNEVMLPVAEDSLLNLRVKEGLIRVRDLISYSFTCVAGLDMVALPKNANIYGVALDMLTVYRVKNKVVAMRIIPTDFDELSEVVLKNFGKTYVAKL